A stretch of DNA from Gymnodinialimonas sp. 57CJ19:
CGTCGATGAGCGCGGGACTGGCGACGAGCGTCGCCTTTGGCCTCGTGTTCCTGTGCACCGTCGTTCCGGGACTTATCCTGACGTGGTTACGACCAAACGCGCCTGTGTTTGGACGGCGATGAGCTAATTGGTTAACAATGCGGCGTGGCAGGCGCTCCGCGCGAAACTTTGAGAAGTGAGATTGTGATGCCCCCATTCAACGGCCTGACTCGCCGCCATATCCTTGCCTCCGGCGTTGCGGCTGGCGCGATGGGTTTTCTGCCCCGCGCGGCCATGGCGCAGTCACAGGTGAGTTTGCAATTGTCGTGGCTGCATTCGACGCAATTCGCGGGCAGTTATATCGCGCTTGACCGTGGCCTCTGGCGTGATGCGGGGCTTGAAGTTTCTCTGCTGCCCGGCGGGCCTAACGCCCCGGTAGAGCCGCCCGTTGTGGCGGGCACTGCGCTGGTGGGGATATCGGCGGCTGATTACACCGCTGCCGCCGTGGCCGAGGGTGCGCCGTTCAAGATCATTGGCGTGGCGATGCAGAACAACCCTTTTGCGATCACCTCGCTGACGTCCAATCCGGTGCATGTGCCCGCCGATCTGGAAGGCAAACGCATCGGCATGGCCTTGGCGAATACACCCGTTCTGCGGGCGCTTTGCACCCTGAACGGTGTGGATTTTGACGCGATAGAGGTGATCCCCACCCAGTATTCGCCGCAACCGCTTGTGGCAGGAGAGGTCGATTGCCTGCTGTCGTGGGAAACCGATTTGCCCGTCGCGCTGACGGTGCAGGGCATCGAGAACACCACGATGCTGCTGGCCGACCACGGCTATGCGGTGCATTCGCAAACCTACATCGCGACCGAGGACAGCATTGCCAACCGCCGCGCCGATATCGTGGCCCTGATGGCGGGCGAAGTCGCGGGGTGGGACGCGTACCGCGCCGATACCGAGGCCGCGACTGACCTGACCTTGCGAATGTTCCCCGACGCGGGGCTGGACCGGGAAACGCAGCTTTTGCAGGCCGCGCGGCAAGTGCCGTTGATGTTCTCGGACCTCACTGACGCGAATGGTTTTGGCTGGTGGACGGATGAAACCGTCGCCGCGAACATCGAGACGCTGGCGTTGTTGGATCGTGACGTGACGGCCGACCTTTGGGATCGCTCGATCCTGGAAGAGGTCCATGGCTAACCCATGTCGACCGAGGTTATCTGCATTGATCTGGCAAAAACCTACTCCGGCGGGGTAGAGGCTCTGCGCCCTTTGAACCTGACCTTCAAGGCAGGCCAAACCACGGCCCTTGTCGGCCCGTCGGGGTGCGGCAAGTCCACGGTGTTGCGGATCGTTGCGGGGTTAGAGCCGCCCTCTGCCGGAACGGTAACCATCGGCGGCGCGCCGCCCGCCGAAACGCTGCGAAAGGCGGGGTTGTCGGTGGCGTTTCAAGATCCGTCCCTGCTGCCGTGGCGGTCGGTGCGGGGGAATATCGACCTGGCCCTATCCTTGGCCCGCAAGCCCGTCGACAAGGCCGAGGTGGACCAACTTATCAATCTTGTGGGTCTGAACGGCTTTGCCGAGACGCGCCCGGCAGAGCTTTCGGGCGGTATGCGCCAGAGGGCTGCCATGGCGAGGGCCTTGGCGACGCGGCCAGACCTGTTGCTGCTGGACGAGCCCTTTGGCGCGGTAGATGAGCTAACCCGGCAACAACTCGCCAACGACCTTCCCGGCATTTGGGAGGCGCGAGGCACCACCACGGTGCTGGTCACCCATTCCGTGCGCGAGGCGGTAACCTTGTGTGACCGCGTCATCGTTCTGTCGCCGCGCCCGGCCCGTGTGGTGGCTGACATCCCCGTCGATCTGCCACGCCCGCGTCCCTTGGATGTAGTTCACACGCCGGACTTCGCGGGGATCGTCGAACGGGTCTATGACGCTCTGTCGGGTGGCATGGCAGAAACGATGCCCAAGGCCGCCCAATGACGCGAAGCCGCGCGGCCCATTGGCCTGACATGCCATGGCTGGGGTCTATCATCGCGGTGCTGGTGTGGGAGGGGCTTGCCCACGTCCTTGCCGATACCTTCGTGCTGGCCGGGCCAACGGCCATTCTCGGCTATCTCTATGACAACGCAGGTCTGATGAGCCGCGCCTTGGCCGAGACATTGGGCAATGCGGTGGCGGGTTTTATCATCGGGAACCTGGCGGCGGTGCTGCTGGCCGTAATCGCCACGGTTTGGCCGCGCAGTGACGCGATGGTGCGGGGTTTGGCCCTGGTGGTGTTCTGCCTGCCGCTGGTGGCAACGGGGCCGATCCTAAGGGTCGTGTTCGGGCCGGGGGACGGGCCACAAATCGTGCTGGCGGCGCTGGCGGTATATTACACAACGCTGATCCCTCTGCTGGTGGGCTTGCGGGCGGTTCCTGCGGGGTGGCTTGATCTGGTGCACAGTTATGGGCGCGGACGGTGGGCCGCGCTGGTCCATGTGCGGGCCAGGGCGGCTTTGCCCTACTTCATCGCCGGATTGCAGATCGCCGCGCCTGCCGCCTTTCTGGGCGCAATGGTGGGCGAGTTCACCGGGGCCGAGCGCGGCATGGGGGTGCTGACGATCCGCGCCATGCGCGCCATGAATGTAGAGATGACATGGGCTTTGGCCGTGGTGGCTACAGTGGTGGCCGTCGCCGGGTTCTGGGCCATTGGCTGGATCGCACGGCGGTTCATGCAAGGGGAGCCTCCGGTGATCCTGTCACCGCCACGGGCGGACCGGCGCGGAAATGCCGTGTTGGCGCTGTTGGGCATTGTGGCAGTGCTGCTTTTGGTCTGGTGGGGCGGGTTGAAGATTCTGGGCATCAGCCCGTTCTTCGCCAAAGGCCCGGTCGAGGTTTTTGACGCGCTGTTTCTGGCCCCTGACGCGCCGTTGGTGCGGGCCACGCTGCGGACGGCATTGGCAGAGACCGCGATGTTCCTGTTGCCCGGCTACGCCGCCGGGCTGGGCGCGGGCGCACTCCTCGCTATGCTCATCGTCTTGGTGCCGAAAGTGGCGGGTACGGCTATGCCCTTGGCCATCGCGCTCCGCTCGGTGCCGATTATTACGACGGCGCCGCTTGTGGTTCTGGTAACGGGGCGCGGTGCGGTGGGGACCATCACCCTCGTGGCGATCATGGTGTTCTTTCCCACCTTTGTGGCCTGCCTTCACGGGTTGAGCCAAGCGCCGGGGCAGGTGGTCGACGTGATGCGAAGCTATGCCGCCCGCCCGTTGACCGTGCTTGTCCGTGTGCAGGTGCCTGCCATGTTGCCGGCCTTCTTTGCAGCGGCCCGGATGAATGTCCCGGCTTCCGTCCTTGCGGTGACGGTGGTGGAATGGCTGGCCACGGGCAACGGCATCGGCAGCCTGATGGCACTGTCGGCGTCGCAATCGGATTACGACATGCTATGGAGCGCTGTGGTCCTGGTCGCGGTCCTATCTGCGCTTGGCTATGCAAGCGTCGGCTGGCTGGAACGCCGCGTAATGGCTACCTATGCGCCGGAGCAATTGCAATGAAACGGTCTGCCGCCTTCGCCATTCCCGGTGATATCAACACCGTCACCGGAGGCTACATCTACGAGCGTCGACTGCTGGAGGAGCTGCGCCACCTTGGTCATGACGTGACCCACATCGCGTTGGGCGCGTCTTTTCCTGACCCCACGCCCGAAGACATGGCCGATGCGATTGCCCAATTGACCGCGTTGGACCCAAGCCGTGCTCTGATCCTTGATGGGTTGGTCTATGGCGCCATTGATCCCAAGGGTCTGGCCCAAGTGAAGGCCCCGATTGTGGCGATGATTCACCATCCCCTGGCACTGGAGACCGGACTTGACCCGGCCACGCGCGCGCGTCTGTTTGCGACGGAAAAGGCCAATCTGGCGATGGCAGAAAGGGTCTTGGTCCCCAGTCGCCACACCGCCGCGATCCTGCGCGGCAAGTATGCGGTTCCCGGCGACAAGATCACCATCGCGCAACCGGGGACAGACGTGAGCGGCGGCACGCCCGCGCCCGTTGATCCGCCGCTTATCCTGTCGGTGGGGCTGCAACATCCACGCAAGGGCCATGACGTGTTGATCACCGCCTTGGCCGAGGTCCGCGATCTGCCGTGGCGGGCGGCCATCGTCGGATCTATCCACGACACCCCCCATGCCGAGGCCTTGGCCCGCTTGGTCACGGACTTGGACCTATCCGACAGGGTCACCTTGATGGGGCGCGTGTCGCAGGACGTCTTGGATAGCCTTTATGCGACGGCCTCCATCTTCGCGCTGGCGACGCGGTATGAGGGCTATGGCATGGTCTTTGATGAGGCCCTGTCTTGGGGATTGCCGATCATCTCATGTGCGACCGGCGCGGTGCCGGATACGGTGCCCAAGGGCGCTGGCCTCTTGGTGACCCCGGAGCGGGCAGGCGAATTTGCGGGGGCTCTGGGCCGGCTAATGACCGATGTCCCCTTGCGAAA
This window harbors:
- a CDS encoding ABC transporter substrate-binding protein is translated as MPPFNGLTRRHILASGVAAGAMGFLPRAAMAQSQVSLQLSWLHSTQFAGSYIALDRGLWRDAGLEVSLLPGGPNAPVEPPVVAGTALVGISAADYTAAAVAEGAPFKIIGVAMQNNPFAITSLTSNPVHVPADLEGKRIGMALANTPVLRALCTLNGVDFDAIEVIPTQYSPQPLVAGEVDCLLSWETDLPVALTVQGIENTTMLLADHGYAVHSQTYIATEDSIANRRADIVALMAGEVAGWDAYRADTEAATDLTLRMFPDAGLDRETQLLQAARQVPLMFSDLTDANGFGWWTDETVAANIETLALLDRDVTADLWDRSILEEVHG
- a CDS encoding glycosyltransferase family 4 protein; amino-acid sequence: MKRSAAFAIPGDINTVTGGYIYERRLLEELRHLGHDVTHIALGASFPDPTPEDMADAIAQLTALDPSRALILDGLVYGAIDPKGLAQVKAPIVAMIHHPLALETGLDPATRARLFATEKANLAMAERVLVPSRHTAAILRGKYAVPGDKITIAQPGTDVSGGTPAPVDPPLILSVGLQHPRKGHDVLITALAEVRDLPWRAAIVGSIHDTPHAEALARLVTDLDLSDRVTLMGRVSQDVLDSLYATASIFALATRYEGYGMVFDEALSWGLPIISCATGAVPDTVPKGAGLLVTPERAGEFAGALGRLMTDVPLRKRMARAALKAGAALPTWRDTAAVAGGVLDQLDG
- a CDS encoding ABC transporter permease subunit — encoded protein: MTRSRAAHWPDMPWLGSIIAVLVWEGLAHVLADTFVLAGPTAILGYLYDNAGLMSRALAETLGNAVAGFIIGNLAAVLLAVIATVWPRSDAMVRGLALVVFCLPLVATGPILRVVFGPGDGPQIVLAALAVYYTTLIPLLVGLRAVPAGWLDLVHSYGRGRWAALVHVRARAALPYFIAGLQIAAPAAFLGAMVGEFTGAERGMGVLTIRAMRAMNVEMTWALAVVATVVAVAGFWAIGWIARRFMQGEPPVILSPPRADRRGNAVLALLGIVAVLLLVWWGGLKILGISPFFAKGPVEVFDALFLAPDAPLVRATLRTALAETAMFLLPGYAAGLGAGALLAMLIVLVPKVAGTAMPLAIALRSVPIITTAPLVVLVTGRGAVGTITLVAIMVFFPTFVACLHGLSQAPGQVVDVMRSYAARPLTVLVRVQVPAMLPAFFAAARMNVPASVLAVTVVEWLATGNGIGSLMALSASQSDYDMLWSAVVLVAVLSALGYASVGWLERRVMATYAPEQLQ
- a CDS encoding ABC transporter ATP-binding protein, encoding MSTEVICIDLAKTYSGGVEALRPLNLTFKAGQTTALVGPSGCGKSTVLRIVAGLEPPSAGTVTIGGAPPAETLRKAGLSVAFQDPSLLPWRSVRGNIDLALSLARKPVDKAEVDQLINLVGLNGFAETRPAELSGGMRQRAAMARALATRPDLLLLDEPFGAVDELTRQQLANDLPGIWEARGTTTVLVTHSVREAVTLCDRVIVLSPRPARVVADIPVDLPRPRPLDVVHTPDFAGIVERVYDALSGGMAETMPKAAQ